The window CCGAGGGCCGCCCGTTCGACGACCTCTAGAAGAGTCTCGTGATATTTCTCGTAGACCACCAGGTCCCGCAGCCATGCCGCGCGCTTCGGATCCCGGTTCTCGACCACCCCACGCGCGTGCCCCAGAAGGTCTTCTGTGCATCCAGGGTGGATCGAGAGCATCTGCAGATCGTAGACGAACTGGTTCCCGTCGTGGTGCGTTCCGAGCATGTGGCGAACCAGACGCTCCGGCGTACTGAGCAACCCCGACAGATCCCACGGCGCGACGGACCCTTCGCGCAGAAGAAACGGGAAGCGCAGTGGTCGCTTCTCGAGAAGGCGCGCACGCCACCCGGAACGAACCGGGTGAGCGGCACTCATCCCGATCGTCTCGGGCCGGAACGCGATCCGATGCCACATCCGAAGAACACCGAGCTCGATCTGCCAGAGATTCGGAACGCGTTCCACGAGACCCGCCTGACGAACGGCTTCCAAGTTGAACCGCACCCGGTCCGGGCGGAGCAGAAGCAAGAACGCATGCACGGGGGTCCGCCGCATGCGCCTAGTCCAACACGGCCGCAATCTTCGTGGCCAACTCGGCCAGTCGTGCGGGATCGCCCGGCTTACGCGTGTGAAGTTCCAGCGGTTGATCCGCCCAGCGCGGGAGAAGATGCATGTGATAGTGGAAGACGGTCTGTCCGGCCGCGGCTCCGTTCAGCTGGAAAACCATCATGCCTTCCGGGCGGACGGCCTCGCGCAGAGCCGTCGCGACCCGCTTGGACGTCGCCATCAGCGAGGACAGCGCTTCGGGATCTGCATCGAACAGGTCCTTGCAGTGGCTCTTCGGGATGAGCAGCGTGTGCCCGTCGGATACGGGGAAAATATCCATGAAAACGAGCGTGTGTTCGTCCTCGTAGACCTTGTTCGCGTCTGCCTTCCCCGCAACGATCAGGCAGAAGATGCAGTTGGGATCATGGGGCATGTTTTTGGTTTAGCGTCCTTTGAGGGCCCAGTGCTACACGACTGTGGTGGCTGTCGTCGAGTTCTGGTTCGAGTTCGCCAGTACCTACTCCCATCCCGCCGTCCAGCGGATCGGGACATTGGCTGAGGACCGCGGGGTTCCTCTCGTCTGGCGGCCGTTCCTCCTGGGCCCGATCTTCGGCGCCCAGGGCTGGGCCGACTCGCCGTTCAACCTCTACCCCGCAAAGGGCGCGTACATGTGGCGGGATCTCGAACGAGTCTGCGCGGCGCACGGCATCCGCTGGCGGAAGCCGTCGGTGTTCCCGCGCAACGGCCTGACCGCCGCGCGCGTCACGGTCGCCGCCGACGGCGAAGCCTGGCAGCCCGACCTCATCCGCGCGCTCTATCGCGCAAACTTCGTCGACGACCGCGAGATCGGCGAGCCGGAGATCGTCGCCGAGGTCCTGGCGTCGATCGGGCAAGACCCTACCCGGTGGCTCGAACGAGCCTCCGCCACCGAGACGAAGACTCGCCTGCGTCTGCAGACCGAGCGTGCAGTCGAGCTCGGCATCTTCGGCGCGCCCAGCGTCACTGTGGGAACCGAGCTGTTTTGGGGCGACGACCGACTCGAAGCGGCACTCGACCTCGCTGCGAAATCTGACTGAATTCCATCGCACTCGCCGCCGTCGGGTACGCGATTCGCCTCGATGGGTTCTCCGGCCGGTGGGCGCCGCTGGCCGTCGGGCTGGGCTTTCGAACACGACCTGGAACCGGGCCTCGTCGCGCTGCTCATCGGCACGGGGATCCCCCTCTCGATGCTCATCGCTCCGATTTGGTGGAACTCGATTGGCTGATCCGTTGGACACACTTGCGGGGATTCCGCACAGTGGCGTGGACGTGTCCGCTGAGCGCGAGGTAAGCCTCGACCGGTCGCCCGGAGGTGCCCTGCGGGTGCGACTTTCGGGTGCGTGGGGTTTAGATGAGGGTGAGGGGTTGCCGCCGGTCGAGCCGGTTCGGCGCGAGCTCTCCACCGATCCGCCGCCCAACCAGGTCGAATTCGACGTGAGCCAGCTTTCCGGCTGGGACAGCGGCGTGCTGAGCTTCCTCGTCCAGGTCGACGATCTCTGCACCGAACGCGGCGTGGCGACCGACCGTGCGAGCCTTCCGGAAGGGCTCCGGCGGATGGTCGAGTTGGCCACCGCCGTCCCGGAAACGAAGGACGCCAAAGACAACTCCGGCAAGCCGTCCGGCATGGTCGCCCGGCTCGGCGCCGCGACGCAGAGCGCCTCCGAAGGCGGCGGCGAGATGGTCACCTTCATGGGTGAGGTCACGGCTTCGATCGGCCGGATGTTCCGCGGGCAGGCCCGCTTCCGGATGGTCGACCTGTGGTCGTTCGTTCAGGACTGCGGCGTCCAGGCTCTGCCGATCGTCACACTGATCAGCTTTCTCGTCGGGCTGATCCTCGCCTTCGTCGGCGCGGTCCAGCTCGAGCAGTTCGGCGCACAGATCTACGTCGCGAATCTCGTCGGAATCGCGATGGCGAGAGAGATGGGCGCCATGATGGCTGCCATCATCATGGCCGGGCGAACCGGAGCGGCATTCGCCGCCCAACTCGGGACCATGCGCGTCAATCAGGAGATCGACGCTCTGCAGGTCATGGGTCTCCCACCGATGGACTTCCTGGTCCTTCCGCGGGTGATCGCGCTTTGCTTGATGATGCCCCTCCTCACACTATACGCCGATCTCGTCGGCATCATCGGCGGCGGTGTCGTCGGGGCCGCGATGCTCGACCTGACCCCCGTCGTCTACTGGGACCAGACCGTCTACGGCGTGACCCTCAATGACTTCACGACGGGCCTCATCAAGGCATCGGTCTTCGGAATGCTCATCGCCTTCTCGGGCTGCCTGCGCGGGATGCAGTGCGGCAACAGCGCGTCCGCGGTCGGCGACGCGGCAACGTCGGCCGTCGTCACCGGCATCGTGATGATCATCGTAGCTGACGCGACGTTTACCGTCGTGTTCAACATCATCGGTTTCTAGTCATGACGGATCCGAATCCAAACCCGAGCGGCAACGCTTCCGAGGCCGAAATCACCGTACGCGACCTCACGATGGCGTACGGAAGCTTCGTTCTGATGCGCGACATCGACTTCTCCGTCCAGCGCAGCAGCATCTTCATCATCATGGGCGGCAGCGGGAGCGGGAAAAGCACACTCCTCCGTCACATGATCGGCCTCAAAGAGCCCGCAAAGGGCGAGATCTTCTACGGCAAAGAGAGCTTCACCAAAGCCCACGCCGCGGATCGCGAGCGCATGGTGCGACGACTCGGCGTGCTCTTCCAGAGCGGCGCCCTGTTCAGCTCGTTGACCCTCGCCGAGAACATCGGGCTTCCCCTGGGTGAGTACACCGACCTGAGCCCCGGCGACATCCGCGAACTCGCGTCTTTGAAGCTGGCGCTCGTCGGTCTGCGCGGCTTCGAAGACTTCTACCCCGCCGAGATCAGTGGCGGGATGCAGAAACGGGCCGGGCTCGCCCGCGCGCTGGCGTTGGACCCCGACGTGCTCTTCTTCGACGAGCCGTCGGCCGGCCTCGACCCGATCAGCTCACGACGCCTCGACGAACTCCTTCTCGAACTTCGCGACAACCTGGGCGCGACCATCGCGGTCGTGACCCACGAGCTGGCCAGTATCTTCACCATCGCGGACGACTGCGTGTTCCTCGACCCCGAGAGCCGCACGATGATCGCGACCGGGAACCCCCGCGAATTGCGGGACCATTCGGACGACCCTCGCGTGCGCACGTTTCTGCGGCGAGGCGAGGATGGGGCGGAGGCAGGATGAAAAAGGCGAGTCCGACCCTGATCGGGGTCTTCGTCCTGGGAGCCATCGCGTTGGCCCTAGGCGGTGTGATCATCTTCGGCTCCGGGAAGTTCTTCGAGAAAAGAACCCGGATCATCATGTACTTCGAAGGATCCGTGAACGGTTTGTCCGTCGGATCCCCGCTCAAGTTCAAGGGTGTCCCGATCGGCTCGGTGGCGGAGATTCGCTTGATGGTCGACCAGGAGGAGAACATCGTCGCGATTCCCGTCGTCGCGGAGATCGACGACGGCAAAGTCGCGACCGACCTTGGAACCTCTCTCCACCTCAATGATCAGAACATCAACGAACTCGTCCAGGCGGGACTCCGCGCGACCCTCGAAAGCCAGAGTCTCGTCACCGGGCTTCTGTTCGTGGGCCTCGACATCGTGCCCGATAGCGGCGCGGCCACACTGCACATCCAGAGCCAGTACCCCCAGATCCCCACGCTGCCCTCGACCTTCGAGCAGTTCAGCGCGACGCTGACCGAGGTGCTGAAGCAGGTCCGCCAGGTCGACTTCAAGAAGCTCGGCGACGGGATCACGCAGACGGTCGACGGCCTCAACAAGATCGTGAACTCACCCGAGATCGCCGACACGATCGAGGAACTGGACCAGACTCTCGTGGCGATGCGCCAGGCGATCGAAGAGATCAACAACGCGGTAGGCCCGGTCACGCAGAACTTCGAAGACGCCACGAAGGAAGCGACGAAGGTTTTCGACACCCTTCGTCAGACGATCGAGACGGCGCAGGCGCTGATTCAGCCGGACGCCCCGCTCGCCTATGAACTCGAACAAACCATCAAGGACGTGGGCGGCGCCGCACGTGCTCTGAAGCAGCTCGCAGACCTGGTCGACGAACAACCCACCGTGCTCCTGTACGGCAAGGAAGGGGAGAGGGAATGATCCGACGTGCCATGGATCCCATGAGATTCGCCCCGCTGCTGGTCGCGCTGTTCGCAACCGGCTGCTCGCTGTTCAGCGCGCCCACGGTGACCCCGACGCGCTTCTTCGTACTCACCGGCGACCGAACGCTCAGCAGCGGCACCGACAGCAACGCAAAGGTGTCGATCGGCGTCGGCCCGTTCACGTTCCCGCGCTACCTGTCACGGAAGCAGATGGTGCGACGGACGGACCCGAACCAGGTCGTGTTCTCGCAGTTCAACAAATGGGCGGAGCCCGTGGAAGCGGGCTTCCTGCGGGTCATGGCGGAGAATATCGGCTGGGCGATAGGCACCAGCCAGGTCCTGCTCTTTCCGTGGTACGAGATCCCGCTCGAGTACCAGGTGAAGGGTGAAGTCCTCCGATTCGAGACGAACGACGATAGCGAGGCCGTCCTCGAGTGCGTCTGGACGGTCTACCAACTCCATCAGAAGAAGTACCTCGTGACACGCCACGCCGACCTGCGTCGACCGATCACTTCGGACAACCCCGACGACATCGCAGCTACGTTGAGCGCACTCACGGCCGACCTCGCTCGCGAGATCGGGCGCACCGTACTCACCGAAGCCGCGACCCACCGGCGCTGACGCGCTCCCTCATCCCCGGGTCAGCAATAGGCAGCCGCAGGTATTTCCACCCCCGGCAGCGGCAACCGCGACTTCGGGGGCCTTCGGCACCTGACGCTCGCCCCCTTCACCCCAAAGCTGCACGCACGCTTCGTGGAGAAAACCGAACCCGTGCAGTCGCCCTGCGGATAGCTGCCCACCGTGGGTGTTGATCGGAAGCTCTCCATCACGCGCGATCCGCTGCCCGCCCTCGATGAAGGGACCGCCCTCCCCCGGCTTGCAGAAGCCGAGAGCTTCGAGCCAGGAAAGCGTGAGGAAACTGAATCCGTCGTACGCTTCGAGAATGTCGACATCCGACGGCTTCAGATCCGTACGTGTCCAGAGATGCGCTCCGGCATCGCGGGTCGCCATCGTCGTCAGGTCGTCGAATTGATCCCACGAGGGTCGGCCGCGTAGGGCCGTGCCCACCGCCTCCACCTGGATCGGCGTCTTCCGGAGATCCTTCGCGTGGTCGACGTGCGAGACGACGAAGGCGGTCGCCCCGTCGCATGGCACATCGCAGTCGAAGAGGCAGAACGGCTCAGAAATCATCCGGGCGGCGAAATAGTCCTCCATCGACATGGGGTCGCGGTAGATCGCATTGGGATTGAGGCCGGCGTTCTTGCGGGCGTTGATCGGAATCTGTGCGAGCTGTTCGCGCGTCGTCCCGTACTCGTGAAAGTGCTTTTGTGCGAAAAGCGCGATCCAGATGGCCGCGGACGGCGCGGCGAACGGCAACGTCCACGAGAGAGGGCCACTCGCTCGGAAACCGCTCCCTCCCTCCGAGCCGATCCCCTGGCGGCCCCCCGCACCCTGCGCACTTCCCTCGAACACGCTGCGGAAGCACAGGACGTGCTTTGCGAGCCCCGCACCGACAGCGAGACAAGCCTTGATCACCGCGCCGAGCTGGCCGGAGGTCTCGATGCCCGAGTCAAACCAGCTGAGTTCCAAGCGCAGCGCGTCGTGCAGGTCCGTGGCGCTCGCCCCGCTGAAGCCCGGGTTGCCGATGGCCATCCCGGGATAGGTCGACAGTCCGTCGATGTCCGAAATCTCGAGGCCGGCATCCTTCACGGCCGCGAGACACCCGTCGATCGTGAGCTCCAACGGATCCCGATACAGACGACGTCCGATCTCCGACTGGCCTATCCCAGTGATACAGGCCTTCTTCTCCAGAGTCTCGGTCGCCATCAAGCTTCCCCTCCGGCGGGTCGGAAGAGCGGGATCCAGATGACGTCCTCTCCATCGGGCTGCTTCTCGAAGACCACCTCGACCGGCATCCCGATGTAGACGTCTTCGGGCGCGCACCCGACGATGTTGGTCGTGAGGCGAATCGTCGGATCCTCCTCGATCTCGACGATGGCGACGACGTACGGAAGCTCCGGTCCCGGCATCCACATCTGGTGGTTCACCGTGTACGTCGCGACCTTCGCCCTTCCTGAGACCGCCTCCGGCGCGACATTCTTCGAATGGTCTTGGTAACAGACCCCCACCGGCGGGTGGATCCGCGTCCCGCAGTCGCCACACCGAAGGAAGCGCAACTCTCCCTGTTCCCCACCGGTCCAGAACGGGCGATTCAGATCCGTGAGCCGCGGGAGCAAGCGAAAGGGTGGGGTTTCGTCTGTAGTCAACGTCGTTCTCCTCAAAAGAGCAGGACCTCGGCGGAAAGGGTACCGAGGTCGACCACCCCGACGGCGTTGTGCCCCTCGAGGTGACCGGCGCATTCGCCGGGATTGAAGATCAGTCGCTGCGGCGTCTGATCATGAACGCGGAGATGATTGTGGCCGTGGAGTACCAGATCGTGCGGTTTGCGGAGCGCGCCTTCGACCTCCCGCGGATCGTGCACCACGAGGATCTCTCGACCTTCCCAGACCGCCTCGAAGGGCGGCTCGGCCAAGCGAATGTCGAGGCGCTCCGCGGCCGCATCCAGCTCCTCTCGCAGCACGTCGTTGTTCCCGTACACACCGAAGAGCGGGGCATCGATGTGTGCGAGTTTCTCCAGAGTCGCACCCCGGGTGATGTCGCCGGTGTGAACCACGCGATCCACCTCCGCGCGATTCAACACCTCCACGATGCGCGCGACGTTCCGCGCATTGTCGTGAGTGTCGCTTACGACTCCGATCCGCATGAGAGGAGGACCCGCCGACTTAGGCGAAGAGTTCGCCCGAGTCGGCTAGTGCACTAGAACGGACCTCAGACCTTCTCGAGGATGTGAATCGCGCAGGCGCTACCGAGACCGATGACGTGCGTCATGCCGATCTTGGCGCCCTCGACCTGACGCTTGTCAGCTTCTCCGCGAAGGTGGGTCGAAACCTCGTAGAGGTTCGCGATCCCAGTGGCACCCAGAGGATGGCCCTTGGAGAGAAGACCACCCGAGACGTTCACGGGCACCTTGCCGCCGAGAGCGACCGTGCCCTCGTCGATCATCTTACCGGCTTCCCCGTCCTTGCAGAGGCCAAGATTCTCGTAGTGGAGGATCTCCGCCGTTGCGAAGCAATCGTGCAGCTCGACGAGGTTCACGTCTTCGGGACCAACCCCCGCCATCTCGTAGGCTTTCTGGGCGCCGAGACGTGTGCACGTGTTCACATCCGGCATCACGAGATCGCGCTCCGTGAAGGGGTCGCTCGTCAGGACCGACGCCTTCACCCGGACGGCCCGGCTCATGCCGAGTTCCTTCGCCTTCTTCTCCGAAGCGATCACCACTGCGGCCGCGCCATCGACGTTCACCGAACACATCAGCTTCGTGTTTGGGTAGGAGATCATCTCGGCGTTCATGACCGTCTCGAGCGGGGTCTCTATCTGATACATCGCCTTCGGATTCAGCGTCGAGTGATGATGATTCTTCACGGACACCTTGGCAAACTGCTCGAAGGTCGTGCCGTGTTTCCTTGCGTGCTCCATGCCCGCTTCCGCAAAGATCGCCGGCATCGTCGAGGAGCCGAGGAGGCCCTCCTTGGGAATTCCGCCGCGACCACCCATGCCGCCGAGAAGACCCTTGCCCATCTGCTCGACACCAACAGCGAGCACGAGATCGTAGATGCCGGCCTTCACGGACATCCACGCGTCGCGGAACGCAGTGGCGCCCGTCGCGCACGCGTTCGCACAGTTCACGACCGGGATTCCAGTCTGGCCGATCTGCTGCAGAACTTGCTGTCCAACCATGTTGGACGCCTGCATCAGGTTGCCGCACCACATGCCCTCGATGTCCTGGATCGACACGTTCGCATCATCCAGTGCCATCTGCGCCGCTTCGGCGCCGAGCTCCGCCACCGTCTTGTCCGGGAAGCGCCCGAACTTGATCATGTCGATTCCGAGAATGTAGACGTCACTCATCGTTCAGCTCCGTGGTTTGAAGAAGTAACTCAGGTAGGAGTTACCGTCTTTGTCTTTGCGCCCGAGCGCGTCGCGGTAGACGACTTCGACCGGCATCCCGAACTCGACGTTCTTCGGATCCGGCTCGATGTCAACGAGATTCCCCTTCACCGTGCCACCGCCTTCGAGGTCCACGATCGCGGAGATGTACGGCGTGTCGATGCCGGGAAACGACCTATAGACGATCGAGAACGAGTAGAGTTCCCCTTTGTTCGAGAGCCGAACGGGCTCGACCTGACCGCGCGCGAAACATTTCGCACACGTCGCGCGCGGACCGAGGAACATCGCGCTGCACTTCTTGCAGCGATGGCCCTCGAGGTACGGATCACCCGCTTCTGGGATCTTCAGAAAATCGACGACGGGGAGAGGCCCCGCCGCAGGCGTCGCTTCGGCCATGAATGTGTGTCCTTTACGGGTTGATGCGGCTCGGGAAAGAGATGGAAACTATGTCAATCGCAGCTCTTCGGTGTCAACTCGTCCCCGTGCCGCGACTCGCAGGCTTCTGCTAGACTCCCACCGTAACGAGGGCCCCGCGACGATTCCAGAACACATCGACGACCCCACTCCAGCGCAGACTGCGGGCCCGAGCCCGGTCTTCTCCCACAACGAATGGGATGCGCTCGAGGAGGTCGTCGTGGGCCGCCTCGACGGCGCCGCGGCCGAGACCCGGTCGATTCCAGCCGACCGGACCCGTGCCGAACTCGATGCGCTCGCCAAACTCTTGCGCGCCGAGGGCATCACGGTCCACCGCCCCGAGCCGGCCCGGCACGACCGCCTGTTCCAGACCGTGGATTGGAAGGAGCGCGGCTTCTCGTCGGCTTGCCCCCGCGACGCAGTGATCGTCGTCGGAGACGAACTCATCGAGACTCCCCTGGCCTGGCGTGCGCGCTACTTTGAGACCGACGCGCTCCGGCCGCTCTTCCTGTCCTACTTTCGCGCCGGCGCCCGCTGGAGTTCCGCGCCGCGTCCCGACTTGAAGGACGAGCTCTACGAAGAAGCCCACGGGGAGTGGCTCGACGATGCACGGCCACCGATGTTCGCCGGCGAGTCGGAGCCAGTCCTCTGTGCCGCCGACGTCCTGCGTTGCGGCCGCGACCTGTTCACGATGCGCACGGCCGGAACGAATCTCGCCGGCATCGAATGGCTGCGGCGGCACCTCAGGGCGACGCACGAGGTGCACGAGATCAAGCCACGCCTGCCGGTCGGAGGAATGCTCGACACGATCTTCTTGCCCCTCGCTCCGGGAGAGTTTCTCGTCCGCGACGCAGCAATCGATCCCACGCAACTGCCCGAAACCGTCCGCGCCGGCACCATCCGGATCGCGCCGAAGACATCGGTCCAGAACGCGAACCTCGCGATGAACGTGCTCCAGCTCGACCCGAAGCGCGTCCTGGTCGAGGAGTCACAGACCGACATGACCCGTGCGCTCACGAGTTGGGGATATGACGTGCGCCCCGTGCCTCTTGACGGTTATGCCGTGCTCGGTGGATCGCTGCGCCGCGCGACGCTCGACATTCGACGTCGGAGCGAACGGCCTACGAGCTAGGGCCCTGCGACCGTCACGGAACTCGGCAAACAAAGCTCCGAGATCTTTGGCGCGTCCAACTGCCCCGTGCCCATGAGGTTCGCGGTGTGGATCCCGCTCACTTTGGTGAACCCGGGCGTCTGCTTCGAGATCCGCACCTGATAGCAAAGGAGGTGCGTCGCATGGACGGCGGCACCCGGCGTGAGACCGCTCACGTTGGCCGGGTTGCAGAGGTGCATGGGCTTCTTGACGTCGACCGTCAGCGTTCCGAGCGCATCCTCGATCGTCACACCGATCACCGGCTGGAACTTCGGTGTGCCCTGGCTGCGACCGACCTTGTAACAGGAGAAGTAGTCCGGGTCGGGAGGCGTCGGGGCCGCGGGCGGCGAAACGAGATCTCCTGCCGTAGGCGCGAATCCGAGGTCCGGCTTCTTCGCGTCGACGTAGACCGTCCCGAGCGCGTTCGTGACTTCGATACCGAACTGCTTCACGAACTTCGGCTGGCCCGATGACGACCGAACCTTGTACCCGAGAACCCAATCCTCGTGGGTCACCGCGTCCGGGTCCGAACCTGCGACGTTGGTGGGGAGGCAGATCCCGGCCGGCTTCGTCACATCAACGTTACGCGTCCAGAATTCGTCCTCGATCGCAACACCCACGATAGGAAGGAATGCCGGCGTGCCACTCGAGCGCCGCGCGCGATAGCAGGTGAAGGCATCGGTCACGAAACCATCGCAGATGGGATCTGCGATCGGGGGCTGGCTGAACTGACGACAGCCCAAGAGCGAGGAACAGGCCTCGATGCCCGTACAGTCGTCTCCGTCGCTGCAGGGCTTGGCGGTCGGTTCACATTGCCCGCCCAGACAGGTCCCGAGCGTGCAGCTATCGCCGTCACTACAAGGCTGACCCTCGACGCAGCTTCCGCTTCCGAGACACTGCGTATCGGGATGGAGGCAGACCCCGAACGCACACAACTCCGCGGTACACGGATCGCCGTCGTCGGGACAAACCTGGCCGGCCACACAACCGCCGGCCGCATCACACGTGTCGTCCACCGTGCAGTCATTGCCGTCGACGCAAGAAGACCCGGACGCCAGCGGAACTCCGCCGCCGTCGAGGCAATCGCACGCACTTGCGTCCTCCGAGTTAATACACCCGATGTCGTCGTCGCAGTTGTTGAACGTGCACTCGTCTCCATCGTCGCACTCGAGAGGCGGACCCGACGGCACGCACGCCCCCGCCTGGCATTCGTCTCCACTCGTGCAGACGCTTTCGTCGTCGCAGACTGTCCCGTTGGAGACCGGTGAGATCACACAGCCGGTTTGCGGGTCCCCCGATGCGGGATCGCAGATCTCGGTCGTGCACTCCTCGCCGTCGTTGCAGAGCGGGTCGCTATCCGCCGCCTGACAACCCAGGATGGGATCGCAGCTATCGATCGTGCAGTCGACACCGTCGTCGCACGTGTTCGGCCGATGAGTACACGCACCGTCGTCGCAGATGTCGGTCGTACAGACGTTCCCACCGGGCTCGTCGTCGCAGGCGACTCCGGTCAACGGCTGATACGCGCATCCGAACGAAGGCGAGCAATCCTGGGTGCATTCGTTCCCATCCCCGGCGCACGGCGGACTCGGCTCGGACATGCAGGACGGGGTGCAACTGTCGCAGAACTGACCGTTGCCGTCCTCGCACTCCTCACCAACGTCGACGGGGCTGCCGACCCCATCGTCCAGAACTCCATTGCCACAACACGGCGCGAGGCTCGGGGCGAGCACAATATTTGCGGCTGGATCGAGGAACGCTCCCGGATCGATCGAGGGTGCCCCGCTCCGCAAACTCAGCGTATTGCAGTCGCCACTGGCGCAAGGCTGTGACTCCAGACGAGCAGTCGATGTGAGAGTGATGGTCCCACCAGTGAGATCGATGAACCCTGCAATACCGATGGCGCCCGGCTCCACGTCAATCGTCGACGAAACCGAGACCTGGCAGCCTCGAATGTCCACGAAGCCGCCGCTCCCGGTGCTGGTGCCTCGGGCGATCACGTCGCCGTCGATCGTGGTGTTGCCTTGCGTGATCAGGTCGATGAAGCCACCGCCGAAGGAACCGCCGAGAGCCGTCAGGGTCATCCCCGAGGCCACGGTGATGTCGCCGCGCGCCAACGCGTCGATTGTGCCCCCGTCTCCCTGCGGGCCACCGGACACGTCGATGTTGCCGGCGATCGATAGATCACCGAGGGCCGTGATCTCGACCACTCCGCCGGAGGCGAACGTGCCCACACCAGCGAGGTCGACGTCGTCGCCAATCGTGACGCTGCCCTCGGTGTCGATCTGCAGGTCTCCGCCGCTGCCGTCGCCACCGGAGCCCTCCGAGTTCAGCGACCCCTGGAGGTCGATGCGCCCAGCGGCATCGAGCTCGATGTCGCCGCCGTTGTTCCCGAAGTCTTCATCGGAGCCGCGCCCGCGTGCATCAAGAGACGCACCCGAGGCGAGGAAAATGTCTCCGGGGTCCGCAACGAGAGTGATTCCGGGGGGCGCACCACCCGAGCCGTCGATGCCCTGATAAATCGCGAGACTCGGGGCATCGATGACGATGAAACCACCGTCACAGTCGTACGCGGTCGTCGCAGCGCTGATCGTCGTGCCGTTTCCGCCGAGAAGGATCTGCCCACCGCTGGCCGACAGGGTCACGTCGCCGGCAGGCCCACAGTCGAGCCCGACGCCGCCGTCGGTGATAATGGCGCCGCCGCCAGCAATCAAGACGTCGTTCGCCGTGATGACGACACTGCCGCCACCCGCATTCCCGCTGGTCTCGACTCGCGAGCCGGAGCCCGCCATCCAGAATCGCCCCGAAGCGGTGATGGTGATCTGGCCACCACTCTCGACGTTGTTGCCCGTCGACGTCAGCTTGCCGCCGTCGAGATAGATCTGTCCGCCCGTCAGCGAGAACGAATCCCCCACCTGTTCCGTGCGCAGCGTACCCCGGATCTCGACGTTCTGAGTTCCCCAATCCAGGTGACAGCCGGTCCCGATGTCGTGCGTTCCCGAGATGATGCACGTGCCGGTCGGGGCGCAGCCGAAATCAGCCGCCGTACACTTGGCCACAGCCTGGGCGCTACTCGGCAGCAAAGCCGAGACAAGGGCCAAAAGAAGGATCGCAGTTCCGGAGCGTCGGGGTTTTTTGGTTGGGGGGGACCCAGGCGGGTTCCGGGCGCAGCCGATGAGGAGCCTCCAGTTCTTCGTGTTTCGGGACAAAAATCCCGATGGCGGATCGTCGGCTTGAAGTAAAGCGGAACTGCAGGCACTGCAGCAACCCACTTTCCTTCCCGCCGCCCCGGGGCCCCTCCTGCCGCCCTAATTCAGGCCGGCGGCGTCACGGTCGACGGCAGGCAGAGC of the Candidatus Binatia bacterium genome contains:
- a CDS encoding YfcE family phosphodiesterase, with the translated sequence MRIGVVSDTHDNARNVARIVEVLNRAEVDRVVHTGDITRGATLEKLAHIDAPLFGVYGNNDVLREELDAAAERLDIRLAEPPFEAVWEGREILVVHDPREVEGALRKPHDLVLHGHNHLRVHDQTPQRLIFNPGECAGHLEGHNAVGVVDLGTLSAEVLLF
- a CDS encoding thiolase family protein, giving the protein MSDVYILGIDMIKFGRFPDKTVAELGAEAAQMALDDANVSIQDIEGMWCGNLMQASNMVGQQVLQQIGQTGIPVVNCANACATGATAFRDAWMSVKAGIYDLVLAVGVEQMGKGLLGGMGGRGGIPKEGLLGSSTMPAIFAEAGMEHARKHGTTFEQFAKVSVKNHHHSTLNPKAMYQIETPLETVMNAEMISYPNTKLMCSVNVDGAAAVVIASEKKAKELGMSRAVRVKASVLTSDPFTERDLVMPDVNTCTRLGAQKAYEMAGVGPEDVNLVELHDCFATAEILHYENLGLCKDGEAGKMIDEGTVALGGKVPVNVSGGLLSKGHPLGATGIANLYEVSTHLRGEADKRQVEGAKIGMTHVIGLGSACAIHILEKV
- a CDS encoding Zn-ribbon domain-containing OB-fold protein is translated as MAEATPAAGPLPVVDFLKIPEAGDPYLEGHRCKKCSAMFLGPRATCAKCFARGQVEPVRLSNKGELYSFSIVYRSFPGIDTPYISAIVDLEGGGTVKGNLVDIEPDPKNVEFGMPVEVVYRDALGRKDKDGNSYLSYFFKPRS
- a CDS encoding amidinotransferase — its product is MGRLDGAAAETRSIPADRTRAELDALAKLLRAEGITVHRPEPARHDRLFQTVDWKERGFSSACPRDAVIVVGDELIETPLAWRARYFETDALRPLFLSYFRAGARWSSAPRPDLKDELYEEAHGEWLDDARPPMFAGESEPVLCAADVLRCGRDLFTMRTAGTNLAGIEWLRRHLRATHEVHEIKPRLPVGGMLDTIFLPLAPGEFLVRDAAIDPTQLPETVRAGTIRIAPKTSVQNANLAMNVLQLDPKRVLVEESQTDMTRALTSWGYDVRPVPLDGYAVLGGSLRRATLDIRRRSERPTS